A genome region from Macaca nemestrina isolate mMacNem1 chromosome 15, mMacNem.hap1, whole genome shotgun sequence includes the following:
- the LOC105496146 gene encoding beta-defensin 115, with the protein MLPDHFSPLSVDIKLFVLALDVLVVLAQTAPDGWIRRCCYGIGRCRKSCKEIERKKEKCGGKYICCVPKEKDKVSHIHDQKETSELYI; encoded by the exons ATGCTGCCAGATCATTTCTCACCCCTCTCAGTAGACATTAAACTCTTTGTCCTGGCCTTAGATGTCCTTGTGGTCCTGGCTCAGACTGCCCCAG ATGGATGGATCAGAAGGTGCTGTTACGGAATTGGCAGATGCAGGAAATCATGCAAAGAAattgagaggaagaaagaaaaatgtgggggaaaatatatttgctgtGTCCCTAAAGAAAAGGATAAAGTATCACACATTCATGACCAAAAAGAGACAAGCGAGCTATATATCTAG